A region from the Agrococcus sp. SL85 genome encodes:
- the rpsD gene encoding 30S ribosomal protein S4, whose product MSTKSRTRSKTRLSRALGVALTPKAARYLEKRPYGPGQHGRTKRKADSDYAVRLREKQRLRAQYGIREAQLRNTFNEARRQAGLTGENLVELLEMRLDALVLRAGFARTTAQARQMVVHRHIMVDGQRVDRPSFRVKPGQLIHVHERSEGMEPFQVAAAGGHAGVLPPVPAYLDVTLDRLQARLVRRPMRAEVPVVADVQLVVEYYAAR is encoded by the coding sequence ATGTCCACGAAGTCCCGTACCCGTTCCAAGACGCGCCTCTCGCGCGCCCTCGGCGTCGCCCTGACGCCCAAGGCCGCGCGCTACCTCGAGAAGCGCCCCTACGGCCCCGGCCAGCACGGCCGCACCAAGCGCAAGGCCGACAGCGACTACGCCGTCCGCCTCCGCGAGAAGCAGCGCCTGCGCGCCCAGTACGGCATCCGCGAGGCGCAGCTGCGCAACACCTTCAACGAGGCGCGCCGCCAGGCGGGCCTGACGGGTGAGAACCTCGTCGAGCTGCTCGAGATGCGCCTCGACGCGCTCGTCCTGCGCGCCGGCTTCGCCCGCACCACGGCGCAGGCGCGCCAGATGGTCGTGCACCGCCACATCATGGTCGACGGCCAGCGCGTCGACCGCCCGTCGTTCCGCGTGAAGCCGGGCCAGCTCATCCACGTGCACGAGCGCAGCGAGGGCATGGAGCCGTTCCAGGTCGCCGCCGCCGGCGGCCACGCCGGCGTGCTGCCGCCCGTCCCGGCCTACCTCGACGTCACGCTCGACCGCCTGCAGGCGCGCCTCGTGCGCCGCCCGATGCGCGCCGAGGTGCCCGTCGTCGCCGACGTCCAGCTCGTCGTCGAGTACTACGCCGCCCGCTGA
- the alaS gene encoding alanine--tRNA ligase, with protein sequence MQTAEIHSRFLSYFERRDHEIVPSASLVSDDPAIMFTIAGMVPFIPYLSGRVPAPWPRAADVQKCIRTNDIEEVGRTPRHGTFFQMAGNWSFGDYFKREAIGYAWELLTGSEADGNYGFDPSRLWVTVYLTDDEAERLWLEHTDIPAERIQRLGLEDNYWMTGQPGPAGPDSEIFYDLGPEHGPDGGPATGSDRYVEIWNLVFMQDEIADVRSKTEFTIVGELPNKNIDTGMGLERIAFLKQGVQNMYEIDQVRPVLDLAAELSGRRYGAEHEDDVRMRVVADHVRSSLMLMGDGVTPGNDGRGYILRRLMRRSIRSMRLLGVHEATFPTLFRASHDAMVSAYPELGEAFPRIERMAIAEEETFLKTLESGSTVLDLAIGEVRKDAGKVVPGKTAFLLHDTYGFPIDLTMEIAEEAGLEVDRPTFETLMSEQRSRAKADAKARRRQLADLSVYSDLRAKGETAFLGYEELEADGEVIGIVADGAQVASATAGQEVEVVLTATALYAEAGGQDSDQGLLIGSGFEAEVLDVQRVVPGLVSHTVRITSGELAVGDVARSVVDPVYRRSANQAHSATHLVHAALRQLLGSDAHQSGSYNKAGYMRLDFSWSSALSSDMRAELEGIANTAIRDDLPVETRVLPIDEAKALGAMALFGEKYGDRVRMVDIGGPWSRELCGGTHVGSSSQVGLISITSESSVGSTNRRVEAAVGPDAFRQLVAERTLVGELTSMLRTPREQLPGRIQELVTSLKRAEKQIADFQSQQLAGRVQPLVDSAEHVGAVRLVATDLGAVGSQDDLRSLAGQVRERLGADAAVVAIGGTVDGRPAVVVATNQAARDAGVQAGPLAKAAAGALGGGGGGKPDMAQGGGQDAAAMPAALVAVREGLRR encoded by the coding sequence ATGCAGACCGCAGAGATCCACAGCCGCTTCCTGTCGTACTTCGAGCGTCGCGACCACGAGATCGTGCCCTCGGCATCGCTCGTGAGCGACGACCCGGCGATCATGTTCACGATCGCCGGCATGGTGCCGTTCATCCCGTACCTCTCGGGCCGCGTGCCCGCGCCGTGGCCCCGCGCCGCCGACGTGCAGAAGTGCATCCGGACGAACGACATCGAGGAGGTCGGCCGCACGCCGCGCCACGGCACGTTCTTCCAGATGGCCGGCAACTGGTCGTTCGGCGACTACTTCAAGCGCGAGGCCATCGGCTACGCGTGGGAGCTGCTCACGGGGTCCGAGGCCGACGGCAACTACGGCTTCGACCCCTCGCGCCTGTGGGTCACGGTCTACCTCACCGACGACGAGGCCGAGCGCCTCTGGCTCGAGCACACCGACATCCCCGCCGAGCGCATCCAGCGCCTCGGCCTCGAGGACAACTACTGGATGACGGGCCAGCCGGGCCCCGCGGGTCCCGACTCCGAGATCTTCTACGACCTCGGCCCCGAGCACGGCCCCGACGGCGGGCCCGCCACGGGCAGCGACCGCTACGTCGAGATCTGGAACCTCGTCTTCATGCAGGACGAGATCGCCGACGTGCGCTCGAAGACCGAGTTCACGATCGTCGGCGAGCTGCCGAACAAGAACATCGACACCGGCATGGGGCTCGAGCGGATCGCCTTCCTCAAGCAGGGCGTGCAGAACATGTACGAGATCGACCAGGTGCGCCCCGTGCTCGACCTGGCCGCCGAGCTCTCGGGCCGTCGCTACGGCGCCGAGCACGAGGACGACGTGCGCATGCGCGTCGTCGCCGACCACGTGCGCTCCTCGCTCATGCTCATGGGCGATGGCGTCACGCCCGGCAACGACGGCCGCGGCTACATCCTGCGCCGCCTCATGCGCCGCTCGATCCGCTCGATGCGCCTGCTGGGCGTGCACGAGGCGACCTTCCCCACCCTCTTCCGCGCGAGCCACGACGCGATGGTCTCGGCCTACCCCGAGCTCGGCGAGGCGTTCCCGCGCATCGAGCGCATGGCGATCGCCGAGGAGGAGACCTTCCTCAAGACCCTCGAGTCGGGCTCGACCGTGCTCGACCTCGCGATCGGCGAGGTGCGGAAGGACGCCGGCAAGGTCGTGCCCGGCAAGACGGCGTTCCTGCTGCACGACACGTACGGCTTCCCGATCGACCTGACCATGGAGATCGCCGAGGAGGCGGGCCTCGAGGTCGACCGCCCCACCTTCGAGACGCTCATGAGCGAGCAGCGCTCGCGCGCGAAGGCCGACGCCAAGGCGCGCCGCCGCCAGCTCGCCGACCTCTCGGTCTACAGCGACCTGCGCGCCAAGGGCGAGACCGCGTTCCTCGGCTACGAGGAGCTCGAGGCCGACGGCGAGGTCATCGGCATCGTCGCCGACGGTGCGCAGGTCGCCTCGGCGACCGCGGGCCAGGAGGTCGAGGTCGTCCTCACCGCCACCGCGCTCTACGCCGAGGCGGGCGGCCAGGACAGCGACCAGGGCCTGCTCATCGGCTCGGGCTTCGAGGCGGAGGTGCTCGACGTGCAGCGCGTCGTGCCCGGCCTCGTGAGCCACACCGTGCGCATCACCTCGGGCGAGCTCGCCGTGGGCGACGTCGCGCGCTCGGTCGTCGATCCCGTCTACCGCCGCTCGGCGAACCAGGCGCACTCCGCGACGCACCTCGTGCACGCGGCGCTGCGCCAGCTGCTGGGCTCGGACGCGCACCAGTCCGGCTCCTACAACAAGGCCGGCTACATGCGCCTCGACTTCTCGTGGTCGAGCGCGCTGTCGAGCGACATGCGCGCCGAGCTCGAGGGCATCGCCAACACCGCGATCCGCGACGACCTGCCGGTCGAGACGCGCGTCCTGCCGATCGACGAGGCGAAGGCGCTCGGCGCCATGGCGCTCTTCGGCGAGAAGTACGGCGACCGCGTCCGCATGGTCGACATCGGCGGCCCCTGGTCGCGCGAGCTCTGCGGCGGCACCCACGTGGGCTCCTCGAGCCAGGTGGGCCTCATCTCGATCACGAGCGAGTCGAGCGTCGGCTCGACGAACCGTCGCGTCGAGGCGGCCGTCGGCCCCGACGCCTTCCGCCAGCTGGTCGCCGAGCGCACGCTCGTGGGCGAGCTGACCTCGATGCTGAGGACGCCGCGCGAGCAGCTGCCCGGCCGCATCCAGGAGCTCGTCACGAGCCTGAAGCGCGCCGAGAAGCAGATCGCCGACTTCCAGTCGCAGCAGCTCGCGGGCCGCGTGCAGCCGCTCGTCGACTCGGCCGAGCACGTGGGCGCCGTGCGCCTCGTCGCGACCGACCTCGGCGCGGTGGGCTCGCAGGACGACCTGCGCTCGCTCGCGGGGCAGGTGCGCGAGCGCCTCGGCGCCGACGCGGCCGTGGTCGCGATCGGCGGCACGGTCGACGGGCGCCCCGCGGTGGTCGTGGCCACGAACCAGGCGGCGCGCGACGCCGGCGTGCAGGCGGGCCCGCTCGCGAAGGCGGCCGCGGGTGCGCTCGGCGGCGGCGGCGGCGGCAAGCCCGACATGGCGCAGGGCGGCGGCCAGGACGCCGCTGCGATGCCTGCCGCGCTCGTCGCGGTGCGCGAGGGGCTCCGCCGCTGA
- the ruvX gene encoding Holliday junction resolvase RuvX, whose amino-acid sequence MRRGARLGVDVGRARVGVARSDRDGLLAVPVETIQRASVDVVARLVALAEEHEAIEAVVGLPVSLSGGDTPSTQDARDIAALLAGRMDVRLVDERLSTVTASAGMRAAGRSAKQQRSAIDQAAAVVILQHALDSERTAGRAPGELLTRGDGAARED is encoded by the coding sequence ATGCGACGGGGCGCGCGACTCGGCGTCGACGTGGGCAGGGCCCGCGTCGGCGTCGCCCGCTCGGACCGCGATGGCCTCCTGGCCGTGCCGGTCGAGACCATCCAGCGCGCCTCCGTCGACGTCGTCGCGCGCCTCGTCGCGCTGGCGGAGGAGCACGAGGCCATCGAGGCCGTCGTGGGCCTGCCCGTCTCGCTCTCCGGCGGCGACACCCCGAGCACGCAGGACGCGCGCGACATCGCCGCGCTCCTCGCCGGGCGCATGGACGTGCGCCTCGTCGACGAGCGGCTCTCGACCGTGACGGCCTCGGCGGGCATGCGCGCCGCCGGCAGGTCGGCCAAGCAGCAGCGCAGCGCGATCGACCAGGCGGCCGCGGTCGTCATCCTGCAGCACGCGCTCGACAGCGAGCGCACGGCCGGGCGCGCGCCCGGCGAGCTCCTGACCCGCGGCGACGGCGCCGCCCGAGAGGACTGA